One window of the Anaeromyxobacter dehalogenans 2CP-C genome contains the following:
- a CDS encoding pyridoxal-phosphate-dependent aminotransferase family protein has protein sequence MSTPVVSELAPPLRLLLGPGPSMVHPRVLRAMSTPLLGHLDPKFLEIMNEVQAQLRAVFRTENPFTIAVSGTGSAGMEAALVNLLEPGDTAVVVVAGVFGGRMADIVGRCGARLVKIEVPWGEVCDPARIEEALKREGKVKVVALVHAETSTGAHQPLEGLGALCHAHGALLVADTVTSLGGVPVEVDAWGVDACYSGTQKCLSCPPGLAPLTLSPRALEAVKARKTKVQSWYLDAGMVADYWAEGKRVYHHTAPISMVYALRESLRLVLEEGLEARFARHRRHSAALMAGVAALGFEPQAQEGHRLPSLNCIKVPAGVDEAAARKSLLADHSIEIGGGLGPLAGKVWRIGLMGESARQENVLAVLAAIEQALAKQGKLARTGASLAAALESYAR, from the coding sequence ATGAGCACCCCCGTCGTCTCCGAGCTGGCGCCTCCGCTGCGCCTGCTCCTCGGCCCCGGCCCCAGCATGGTCCACCCGCGCGTGCTCCGCGCCATGTCCACCCCGCTGCTCGGCCACCTCGACCCGAAGTTCCTGGAGATCATGAACGAGGTGCAGGCGCAGCTCCGCGCCGTGTTCCGCACCGAGAACCCGTTCACCATCGCGGTGTCGGGCACGGGCTCGGCAGGCATGGAGGCGGCGCTCGTCAACCTGCTCGAGCCGGGCGACACCGCCGTGGTGGTGGTGGCCGGCGTGTTCGGCGGCCGCATGGCCGACATCGTGGGCCGCTGCGGCGCACGGCTGGTGAAGATCGAGGTGCCCTGGGGCGAGGTCTGCGATCCGGCGCGCATCGAGGAGGCGCTGAAGAGGGAGGGCAAGGTGAAGGTGGTGGCCCTGGTCCACGCCGAGACCTCCACCGGCGCGCACCAGCCGCTCGAGGGCCTGGGCGCCCTGTGCCACGCGCACGGCGCGCTGCTGGTCGCGGACACCGTCACCTCGCTGGGCGGCGTGCCGGTCGAGGTGGACGCGTGGGGCGTGGACGCGTGCTACTCCGGCACGCAGAAGTGCCTGTCGTGCCCGCCGGGCCTGGCGCCGCTCACGCTGTCGCCGCGGGCGCTCGAGGCGGTGAAGGCGCGCAAGACCAAGGTGCAGAGCTGGTACCTCGACGCCGGGATGGTGGCGGACTACTGGGCCGAGGGGAAGCGCGTGTACCACCACACCGCCCCCATCTCGATGGTGTACGCGCTGCGCGAGTCGCTGCGCCTGGTGCTGGAGGAGGGGCTCGAGGCGCGCTTCGCGCGGCACCGCCGCCACTCCGCCGCGCTCATGGCCGGCGTCGCCGCGCTCGGGTTCGAGCCGCAGGCCCAGGAGGGCCACCGCCTGCCCTCGCTGAACTGCATCAAGGTGCCGGCGGGCGTGGACGAGGCGGCGGCGCGCAAGAGCCTGCTCGCCGACCACTCCATCGAGATCGGCGGCGGCCTCGGCCCGCTCGCGGGCAAGGTGTGGCGCATCGGGCTCATGGGCGAGTCGGCCCGGCAGGAGAACGTGCTCGCCGTGCTCGCCGCGATCGAGCAGGCGCTCGCGAAGCAGGGCAAGCTCGCCCGCACCGGCGCGTCGCTCGCCGCCGCGCTCGAGTCGTACGCGAGGTAG
- a CDS encoding 16S rRNA (uracil(1498)-N(3))-methyltransferase, whose product MNLLLLEPGELSAGGTARLAGRRARHVLEVLRAGAGDRIQAGVVGGRMGEAEILSAAPDEVVIAARLDREPPPPAPVALLLALPRPKILRKVLQAAASMGVKRLVLLGSYRVEKSYFASPLLAPEALREQFLLGLEQGRDTILPEVELHRFFKPFVEDLLDARFPERDRLLAHPAGAAPLEALAPAGARAALAIGPEGGWTPYEAAALRDRGFAAITLGPRVLRVDAAVPYAVGQAELWLRSSSARASPRTPR is encoded by the coding sequence GTGAACCTCCTGTTGCTCGAGCCCGGAGAGCTCTCCGCCGGCGGCACCGCCCGGCTGGCCGGGCGGCGCGCGCGCCACGTGCTGGAGGTGCTGCGCGCCGGCGCCGGCGACCGGATCCAGGCCGGCGTGGTCGGCGGGCGCATGGGCGAGGCGGAGATCCTCTCCGCGGCGCCGGACGAGGTGGTGATCGCGGCGCGGCTCGACCGGGAGCCGCCGCCGCCCGCGCCGGTGGCGCTCCTGCTCGCCCTGCCCCGTCCGAAGATCCTGCGCAAGGTGCTGCAGGCGGCCGCGTCGATGGGCGTGAAGCGGCTGGTGCTGCTCGGCAGCTACCGCGTGGAGAAGAGCTACTTCGCCTCCCCGCTGCTCGCGCCCGAGGCCCTGCGCGAGCAGTTCCTGCTCGGCCTGGAGCAGGGGCGCGACACGATCCTCCCCGAGGTGGAGCTGCACCGGTTCTTCAAGCCGTTCGTGGAGGACCTGCTCGACGCGCGCTTCCCGGAGCGCGACCGGCTGCTCGCGCACCCCGCCGGCGCGGCGCCCCTGGAGGCGCTCGCGCCGGCGGGCGCGCGCGCCGCGCTCGCCATCGGCCCGGAGGGCGGGTGGACGCCGTACGAGGCCGCCGCGCTGCGCGACCGCGGGTTCGCCGCGATCACGCTGGGCCCCCGCGTGCTGCGCGTGGACGCGGCGGTCCCGTACGCCGTCGGCCAGGCCGAGCTCTGGCTGCGGTCGTCGTCCGCTAGGGCCTCGCCTCGTACACCACGTTGA
- a CDS encoding cytochrome c3 family protein, with protein sequence MTLVRSLLVAALALAVPFAARAAGGHDSVGCGGCHSIHTAKGKIIFAVTPNTKALDPKTKQPYSGTTALCLACHADSKDGGQGYAPVSGHMSHPYGVASVNPKVAKVPGELLRDGRFECIGCHDPHPSNPNYKYLRVDTAKGQQMDAFCGVCHPGKADAATVKQAAIFNSMDESGAKRAAAPAPAPARK encoded by the coding sequence ATGACGCTCGTCCGCAGCCTGCTCGTCGCCGCCCTCGCCCTCGCCGTCCCGTTCGCCGCCCGCGCCGCGGGCGGCCACGACAGCGTGGGCTGCGGCGGCTGCCACTCGATCCACACCGCCAAGGGCAAGATCATCTTCGCGGTCACGCCGAACACCAAGGCGCTCGATCCCAAGACCAAGCAGCCGTACTCCGGCACCACCGCGCTCTGCCTCGCCTGCCACGCCGACTCCAAGGACGGCGGCCAGGGCTACGCGCCGGTGTCGGGCCACATGAGCCACCCGTACGGCGTCGCCAGCGTGAACCCGAAGGTCGCGAAGGTGCCGGGCGAGCTGCTGCGCGACGGGCGCTTCGAGTGCATCGGCTGCCACGATCCGCACCCGTCCAACCCGAACTACAAGTACCTCCGCGTGGACACGGCCAAGGGCCAGCAGATGGACGCGTTCTGCGGCGTGTGCCACCCGGGCAAGGCCGACGCGGCCACGGTGAAGCAGGCGGCGATCTTCAACTCGATGGACGAGTCCGGCGCGAAGCGCGCCGCCGCGCCCGCGCCGGCCCCCGCCAGGAAGTAG
- a CDS encoding helix-turn-helix domain-containing protein: protein MREPGQHLGAKVRALRRQRNLTQAQLADRLGISASYLNLIEHHRRPLPAQLLIKLADLFELDLKSLSTEHHARVVADLMEVFGDPLFEPHDVTNAEVRDLASSSPTAARAVLSLYQAYRAAREASDTLAATLSDGDLDGVDSSHLPTEEVSDLVQRHMNHFPELEAGSEALWREARLDPDYLYTSLVRFLGQLGVTVRIVHTAEARGAMRRYDPEAKVLHLSELLRRGSRNFQLAYQIGLLTQADVLDRFVADPHLTSDSSRALARVALANYFAAAVLMPYGPFLEQARAERYDLDLLGHRFRTSFEQVCHRLTTLRRPGAEGVPFHLVRVDIAGNISKRFSASGLRFARFSGACPRWNLFEAFTTPGLVRTQLSQMPDGATYFWIARTVNREGGGFHAPRSVLAIAMGCEATRARELVYADGVNLGAREAVVPVGLTCRLCERMDCEQRAFPPLQHPLKVNADVRGVSFYAPVEDR, encoded by the coding sequence ATGCGCGAGCCCGGCCAGCACCTCGGCGCGAAGGTCCGGGCGCTCCGGCGCCAGCGCAACCTCACCCAGGCCCAGCTCGCCGATCGGCTGGGCATCTCGGCGAGCTACCTGAACCTCATCGAGCACCACCGGCGGCCGCTCCCCGCGCAGCTGCTCATCAAGCTCGCGGACCTGTTCGAGCTCGACCTCAAGTCGCTCTCGACCGAGCACCACGCGCGCGTGGTGGCCGACCTGATGGAGGTGTTCGGGGATCCGCTGTTCGAGCCGCACGACGTCACCAACGCGGAGGTGCGGGACCTCGCCTCGTCCTCGCCCACGGCCGCCCGCGCGGTCCTGTCGCTCTACCAGGCGTACCGTGCCGCCCGCGAGGCGTCCGACACGCTCGCCGCGACGCTGTCCGACGGCGACCTCGACGGCGTGGACTCCTCGCACCTGCCCACCGAGGAGGTCTCGGACCTCGTCCAGCGCCACATGAACCACTTCCCGGAGCTGGAGGCGGGGAGCGAGGCGCTCTGGCGCGAGGCGCGCCTCGACCCGGACTACCTGTACACGAGCCTGGTGCGCTTCCTCGGCCAGCTCGGCGTGACCGTGCGGATCGTCCACACCGCCGAGGCGCGCGGCGCCATGCGCCGCTACGACCCCGAGGCGAAGGTCCTCCACCTCTCCGAGCTGCTCCGCCGCGGGAGCCGCAACTTCCAGCTCGCCTACCAGATCGGCCTGCTCACGCAGGCGGACGTGCTCGATCGCTTCGTGGCCGACCCGCACCTCACCAGCGACTCGTCGCGCGCGCTCGCCCGCGTCGCGCTCGCGAACTACTTCGCCGCGGCGGTGCTCATGCCCTACGGGCCGTTCCTCGAGCAGGCGCGCGCCGAGCGCTACGACCTCGACCTGCTCGGCCACCGGTTCCGCACCAGCTTCGAGCAGGTGTGCCACCGGCTCACCACGCTGCGGCGGCCCGGCGCGGAGGGCGTCCCCTTCCACCTCGTCCGCGTGGACATCGCCGGCAACATCTCGAAGCGGTTCTCCGCCTCCGGGCTCCGCTTCGCCCGCTTCTCCGGCGCCTGCCCGCGCTGGAACCTGTTCGAGGCGTTCACCACGCCGGGCCTGGTCCGCACGCAGCTCTCGCAGATGCCCGACGGCGCGACCTACTTCTGGATCGCGCGCACCGTGAACCGCGAGGGCGGCGGGTTCCACGCGCCGCGCTCGGTGCTCGCCATCGCGATGGGGTGCGAGGCCACGCGCGCCCGCGAGCTGGTCTACGCCGACGGCGTGAACCTCGGGGCGCGCGAGGCGGTGGTGCCGGTGGGCCTGACCTGCCGGCTGTGCGAGCGGATGGACTGCGAGCAGCGGGCGTTCCCGCCGCTGCAGCATCCGCTCAAGGTGAACGCGGACGTCCGGGGCGTCTCGTTCTACGCGCCGGTCGAGGACCGCTGA
- a CDS encoding response regulator: MDAPAPHRILVVDDNEILRTLLAQALESGGYVALAADSAESALDVARFDPPDLCVVDEVMPGMRGSDLIRVFRASPDPRLRTMPIIGLSGVAGADRALLEAGADVAIRKPFAEGPLLELVGRWLARVPGPTLVHG, encoded by the coding sequence ATGGACGCACCGGCTCCACACCGGATCCTGGTGGTCGACGACAACGAGATCCTGCGCACGCTCCTGGCGCAGGCGCTCGAGTCGGGCGGCTACGTCGCGCTCGCGGCCGACTCGGCCGAGAGCGCCCTCGACGTGGCGCGCTTCGACCCGCCGGACCTGTGCGTGGTGGACGAGGTGATGCCCGGGATGAGGGGCAGCGACCTCATCCGCGTGTTCCGCGCCTCGCCCGACCCGCGGCTGCGGACCATGCCCATCATCGGGCTCTCCGGCGTGGCCGGCGCGGACCGCGCGCTGCTCGAGGCCGGCGCGGACGTCGCGATCCGCAAGCCGTTCGCGGAGGGGCCGCTCCTCGAGCTCGTGGGCCGCTGGCTGGCGCGCGTGCCGGGGCCCACCCTCGTTCACGGGTGA
- a CDS encoding class I SAM-dependent methyltransferase: MQLNEDRLNQFMGKVLGEMGAAMNAALVIVGEQLGLYKAMASAGPMTPAALAEKTHTDARYVREWLCAQAAGGFVEYDASAGTFTLPDEQAFALAMEDSPAYIPGAFQIISSVVKDTPKLVEAFRTGDGVGWDEHDASLFEGTERFFRPNYAAHLVGEWLPALEGVEPKLRAGARVADVGCGHGASTVLMAEAFPRSTFVGFDYHGPSIGTARRAATRRKLANASFQVATAKDFHGEPYDLVACFDCLHDMGDPAGAAAHVKEMLKPGGSWMIVEPYANDQVEKNLNPVGRVFYCASTMICTPASRAQEVGACLGAQAGEARIRAVVAEAGFRTFRRATETPFNVVYEARP; this comes from the coding sequence ATGCAGCTGAACGAGGACAGGCTGAACCAGTTCATGGGCAAGGTGCTCGGCGAGATGGGCGCCGCGATGAACGCGGCGCTGGTCATCGTCGGGGAGCAGCTGGGGCTGTACAAGGCGATGGCGTCGGCCGGTCCCATGACGCCGGCGGCGCTCGCGGAGAAGACCCACACCGACGCGCGCTACGTGCGCGAGTGGCTGTGCGCGCAGGCGGCGGGCGGCTTCGTGGAGTACGACGCGAGCGCGGGCACCTTCACGCTCCCGGACGAGCAGGCGTTCGCGCTCGCGATGGAGGACAGCCCCGCGTACATCCCCGGCGCGTTCCAGATCATCAGCTCGGTGGTGAAGGACACGCCCAAGCTGGTGGAGGCGTTCCGCACCGGCGACGGGGTGGGCTGGGACGAGCACGACGCGTCCCTGTTCGAGGGCACCGAGCGCTTCTTCCGGCCGAACTACGCCGCGCACCTGGTGGGCGAGTGGCTGCCGGCGCTGGAAGGGGTCGAGCCGAAGCTGCGCGCGGGGGCGCGCGTCGCCGACGTCGGGTGCGGCCACGGCGCCTCCACCGTGCTGATGGCGGAGGCGTTCCCGCGCTCCACGTTCGTCGGGTTCGACTACCACGGCCCGTCGATCGGGACGGCGCGCCGCGCGGCGACCCGTCGCAAGCTGGCGAACGCGAGCTTCCAGGTGGCGACCGCGAAGGACTTCCACGGCGAGCCGTACGACCTGGTCGCCTGCTTCGACTGCCTGCACGACATGGGCGATCCCGCCGGCGCGGCGGCCCACGTGAAGGAGATGCTGAAGCCGGGCGGGAGCTGGATGATCGTGGAGCCGTACGCGAACGATCAGGTCGAGAAGAACCTGAACCCGGTGGGCCGGGTGTTCTACTGCGCGTCCACGATGATCTGCACGCCCGCGTCCCGCGCGCAGGAGGTGGGCGCGTGCCTGGGGGCCCAGGCCGGCGAGGCGCGGATCCGGGCGGTGGTGGCCGAGGCGGGCTTCCGGACGTTCCGGCGCGCCACCGAGACCCCGTTCAACGTGGTGTACGAGGCGAGGCCCTAG
- a CDS encoding GtrA family protein, with product MRFGSRIEDGTGAPGAGRLARFAAVGGSGVVVNLAVLHVLAQGLGVPEVAASAVAIEASVLSNFLLHDAITFRDRRGGRGRLARLGRYHAVSLVGVAIQLATFAALALLARHALGRPSLGPLRLPAQAAGIALAFAWSWAGSARWAWAGAGAAVRGPEAGARGRALLPAVLFGALVALHVLPIWLVRYFPTQDGPLHVENVLALLHHGASPLLRGYYEANWGAQPNWLTQALLAPLLSIVSPLTAEKLVLSGYTVLLPISFRAVLPRGARGWWAALAVFPFVHAYPFHMGFWNFCYGVALAFLAAGFWLRTRGRLGPGRFAALAVLSLLLYLAHSVAFAGALLFAGAVLGLRAARSLARARRHPARRRRVAAAYARRAAAGLAAAAPGLLLLGAWLLAHRDRVAARIPLPELAAKLAAGYSLVSIDRRELPLAMAVMLVLAVAVVHAALVRAGRGVRLLAHDGWLVAAAAFVLLYFAVPDVVAAGAHVSDRMALLALLCVAAWLGAASAGPGAPARRAAVALAAIAVVALGVRLDKQRQLSAYLEEYASASAAVEEGRVMLPLALSPYGPQDAHGRRMGYRIKPFLHATGWIVAARGGVDLKNSQANTDHCPVRFPAGRNPFHVIAGSLGRMEGVPPCVDLRGARRLGRLDYVLVWGATRELLETPCGAALAADLAARYEPVWLSAPRGMLEIWRPRAAVAVAR from the coding sequence ATGAGGTTCGGCTCGAGGATCGAGGACGGGACGGGTGCGCCCGGCGCGGGCCGCCTGGCGCGGTTCGCGGCGGTGGGCGGCAGCGGCGTGGTGGTGAACCTGGCCGTCCTGCACGTCCTGGCGCAGGGGCTCGGGGTGCCCGAGGTGGCCGCGTCGGCGGTCGCCATCGAGGCGAGCGTCCTCTCCAACTTCCTGCTGCACGACGCGATCACCTTTCGCGATCGCCGCGGCGGGCGCGGGCGGCTCGCGCGGCTCGGCCGCTACCACGCGGTGAGCCTCGTCGGCGTCGCCATCCAGCTCGCCACGTTCGCGGCGCTGGCGCTGCTCGCGCGCCACGCGCTCGGACGGCCGTCGCTCGGGCCGCTGCGCCTGCCGGCGCAGGCGGCCGGCATCGCGCTCGCGTTCGCCTGGAGCTGGGCGGGCAGCGCGCGGTGGGCCTGGGCCGGCGCGGGCGCGGCGGTGCGCGGGCCGGAGGCCGGCGCGCGCGGGCGGGCCCTGCTCCCGGCGGTGCTGTTCGGCGCGCTCGTCGCGCTGCACGTGCTGCCCATCTGGCTGGTCCGCTACTTCCCCACCCAGGACGGGCCGCTGCACGTCGAGAACGTGCTCGCGCTGCTCCACCACGGCGCCTCGCCGCTGCTCCGCGGCTACTACGAGGCGAACTGGGGCGCGCAGCCCAACTGGCTGACGCAGGCGCTGCTCGCGCCGCTGCTGTCGATCGTGTCGCCGCTGACCGCCGAGAAGCTGGTGCTGAGCGGCTACACCGTGCTGCTGCCGATCTCGTTCCGCGCGGTGCTCCCGCGCGGCGCCCGCGGCTGGTGGGCCGCGCTGGCCGTCTTCCCGTTCGTGCACGCCTACCCGTTCCACATGGGCTTCTGGAACTTCTGCTACGGGGTCGCGCTCGCGTTCCTGGCGGCGGGGTTCTGGCTGCGCACCCGCGGCCGGCTCGGGCCCGGGCGCTTCGCGGCGCTCGCGGTCCTGTCGCTGCTGCTCTACCTCGCGCACTCGGTCGCGTTCGCCGGCGCGCTCCTCTTCGCGGGCGCCGTGCTCGGCCTGCGGGCGGCCCGCTCGCTCGCCCGCGCGCGCCGCCACCCCGCCCGGCGGCGCCGGGTGGCGGCGGCGTACGCGCGGCGCGCCGCGGCGGGGCTGGCCGCGGCGGCGCCGGGCCTGCTGCTGCTCGGGGCCTGGCTGCTGGCGCACCGCGACCGGGTCGCGGCGCGGATCCCGCTGCCGGAGCTGGCGGCGAAGCTCGCCGCCGGGTACTCGCTCGTCTCCATCGACCGGCGCGAGCTGCCGCTCGCCATGGCCGTGATGCTGGTGCTGGCGGTGGCCGTGGTGCACGCGGCGCTGGTCCGCGCCGGGCGCGGGGTGCGGCTCCTCGCGCACGACGGGTGGCTCGTCGCCGCCGCCGCGTTCGTGCTCCTGTACTTCGCCGTGCCCGACGTGGTGGCGGCCGGCGCGCACGTGTCGGACCGGATGGCGCTGCTCGCGCTCCTGTGCGTCGCGGCCTGGCTCGGGGCCGCGTCCGCGGGCCCGGGTGCCCCGGCGCGGCGCGCCGCGGTCGCGCTCGCGGCCATCGCGGTGGTCGCGCTCGGGGTCCGGCTCGACAAGCAGCGGCAGCTCTCGGCCTACCTCGAGGAGTACGCCTCGGCGTCCGCGGCGGTGGAGGAGGGGCGGGTGATGCTGCCGCTGGCGCTCTCGCCGTACGGGCCGCAGGACGCGCACGGGCGGCGCATGGGCTACCGCATCAAGCCCTTCCTGCACGCGACCGGCTGGATCGTGGCGGCGCGCGGCGGCGTGGACCTCAAGAACAGCCAGGCCAACACCGACCACTGCCCGGTGCGCTTCCCCGCCGGCCGGAACCCGTTCCACGTCATCGCGGGATCGCTGGGGCGGATGGAGGGCGTCCCGCCCTGCGTGGATCTGCGCGGGGCGCGGCGGCTGGGGCGGCTCGACTACGTGCTGGTGTGGGGCGCGACGCGCGAGCTGCTGGAGACGCCGTGCGGTGCCGCGCTCGCGGCGGACCTCGCGGCGCGCTACGAGCCGGTGTGGCTCTCGGCGCCGCGCGGGATGCTCGAGATCTGGCGGCCGCGCGCCGCGGTCGCGGTCGCGCGGTGA
- a CDS encoding trimeric intracellular cation channel family protein, with amino-acid sequence MPHAARFLENPFQLHITFDLAATFLFAVTGALAAISRRYDFVGVLVLAFVTGLGGALLRDGLFLQFGPPAVVTDGRYLVAVALGAATGVFFGKRLHRFQIPFLLADAVALGTYGVVGANKSIAAGLPMLTALLVGAVNAVGGGLLRDLLVHDVPLVFRPGEFYALAAMAGELVFIGLTRGAGLPGTLSALIAIAAAFAVRILSVWLGWRTEALSGEDGTGER; translated from the coding sequence GTGCCCCACGCCGCGCGGTTCCTCGAGAACCCCTTCCAGCTCCACATCACGTTCGACCTCGCCGCGACGTTCCTGTTCGCGGTGACCGGCGCGCTGGCCGCGATCTCGAGGCGGTACGACTTCGTGGGCGTGCTGGTGCTCGCCTTCGTCACCGGGCTGGGCGGCGCGCTGCTCCGCGACGGCCTGTTCCTCCAGTTCGGCCCGCCGGCGGTCGTGACCGACGGCCGGTACCTGGTGGCGGTGGCGCTGGGCGCGGCCACCGGCGTCTTCTTCGGCAAGCGCCTGCACCGGTTCCAGATCCCCTTCCTGCTCGCCGACGCGGTGGCACTCGGGACCTACGGCGTGGTCGGCGCCAACAAGTCGATCGCGGCGGGCCTGCCGATGCTGACGGCCCTCCTGGTCGGCGCGGTGAACGCGGTGGGCGGCGGCCTGCTCCGCGATCTGCTGGTGCACGACGTGCCGCTCGTGTTCAGGCCGGGAGAGTTCTACGCGCTCGCCGCCATGGCGGGCGAGCTCGTGTTCATCGGCCTCACCCGCGGCGCCGGGCTGCCCGGCACGCTGTCGGCGCTCATCGCGATCGCCGCCGCCTTCGCGGTCCGGATCCTCTCGGTGTGGCTGGGCTGGCGGACCGAGGCGCTGTCGGGCGAGGACGGGACAGGCGAGCGGTAG